A segment of the Lolium perenne isolate Kyuss_39 chromosome 3, Kyuss_2.0, whole genome shotgun sequence genome:
CCACATACATGACCCGCGGCTTTCGTGGACTAGAAGTAAGAAACTGTGAAGCTGTGTGCACCTTTTTACTGTAGCCGTAGGCGGTAGCATACGCGTTCTTACTTCTTCCCCCAAAATCGGTCCATTGTCTCGATCCACAGGGAAATGCCCCACGGGCCTGCTTAGGTCTTGACACACGCGCTCGGCGCTCTCTGGCCTCCGCCGGCTTCCTCTTACTGCTCTCCCGGACGTTCCCCGGAAATCCCCGGCGGCGCCGTGTTTTCGTCCAACGGGATACCTCGGAGGCACGCCATGCTCCGAGCCCTCTTCtaggcggcccctcctcctcttcccgctCGGCTTCTTCCGGCCGCCGCGAAGGTGAGCAACCGCCGCACCGCACCGTCCTCTTCTCCCTCTGTTTTTGATGGCTGCGGGTACGAACGAAAATGGAAACAAGGCTAGGGGGCTGTCGTAGCAGACCTCGCGCCGTAGGCCCGTAGTGATGACCCTGTTGTGCGAGTTCCTTGCCTGTTTCTCGATTCGCTGAAACAGCTGTACATCTGCGCTTGGATGTTGTTGAAAACGCGCGATGGTTCGCAGTCCCTTCTGCTGCTCAGACCCTAAACTGCTGAGCACCAATGCCTCAGATTGGTGTTGATAGGCATAGGCAGAGAGCTGAAGGTGGTTGATCGCCTGGCTCCATATGATTGATGTGAATATGCAGTCCGAGAGGATGCGCTGGCAAATTTCTAGCTCACTGTTGCATAGGGCGCAGGTAGGGTAATGCTGAATTCGACGCTTGAGCAGGTTGTGTGCAATAAGGCACTTGATTCTGATTGCAAGCCATGCGAAGATTTTTTTTGCCTTTGGAGCAGCTTTGGCATTCGAAATAAGTGTTCACTGCTATGTCAAACGAAATGAAATGCTGCCAATTTTTACCCCTCGTGTTTACATAGTATCTGAATGCTATGTTGAGATTATGGGTAGTGATAGCCTGGGAAATTATCATGATAACGTAAATTATAATATTTGCTCTTGGATTGTAGGTATGCAATTTTGTTTGCTCTTGGATTGTAGGTATGCAATTTGGAAAATTAGACATAAAATCTATTCCATGTACCGTAGTAAGGCTATTGCttgtattgaactatttcaacgtGAAGTCTAAAACGTGATTTCATCTGTGAAACTGTATAATTTCTTCCGATTTACTCTGTTGATTGGGAACACACACCAGCAGACGATTTATTTCTGCTCCCTAATATGCTCTAGGAGGTGTTCCAGTTCCACCCTCGATTTCAGCAGCCATGTTGCAAGTTGATTGCTTTTTATACTACTTCTTGCTCTGTTTTAAGTTTGGCTACATTTTTTTGCTGATGACGAAGAATCTTTATCTCATATTAGCGAGCAAAAATAATTTCCTGCACTGCCTTCGAGAGTTTTACACTTCTGATCTAGCACTGTGCCTGACAGCAGTACACACACAAATGCTGATCTAGCTCTTGCATGATAACATGTACATATTTGCTAATACTGAGGGTTTCTAGAGCTGACTGGGTGGTGGGCTAGTGTTACGTGACTGATTTTGTCCAGTAATATTATTGCATTGCTTGCTATTATCCACATTTGTAGTGATTGTTTTGTTCATCCCTCTTCTTTTGGTTACTTTTTTCAGTACAACATGGAAGCCAAATGGGTGGCACTGCCTATACTTGTGCTGCTTGCGATGCAAATTCAGCCTGTTTACTGTCCAGAAGATCCCATGTCATCACCACATGATGACTCCACACAGTTGTCTTCTAATTGCAAGGATCCCTGGTACGTATTTACATGTTATAGTTATCTCGCGCTGGTGTTTCCTGATTGAGTTCTCAAACTAACAACAGTATTAATCTCCATCTCAATGAATATTTCCAGTGAAAACAGCAGCATCGTTTGTTCAGCCATGGTATCCTTTATGGATATGTTTCTTCCTTGGTTCTCTTCTATTGTGTCTttcgtgatactgttttgtccctTGTAAGTTTTATTGACAAGTCCCTTTCAGTACTATAATTATGACCACTAGCTGCTACTGAATTGTAATCTAACATTTCACAGCTTACGTATCAAAGATATGAAGCCCAATACACGAACTTATGCACAAACACTGTTTTGCTGGTTTCTGTATCTTGGCTTCTGGGATTACATTATCTGGATATTCTATTTTTGGAAATGCCATTATCCACGTTACTCAGCATTTCCTATATTAATGATGTGCATTTCTGGGTTCGGCATTCATGCGTTCTTGTCAATCAAGGCTACTCTAAGGACATCAGCCATGGGGGTAACGAAAAAAATTGTTGTTATTTTAATGCTATCTTGTATCTACTCAATGTGTAGATAATTTTTTTTTGCAAGTTGACTTTTCTTGTTCATATACTATTTGTCTTGCAGGACCATCGAGTGAGGTGGATCACTATATTAACCTTTTGCTTCATTGGTGGCGGTGTGGCTTATCGAGGCACGCAAATTATTGGATGGACAGGAGTTGCACTGAGTGTGCTATCGCATTTTTGTAGAATTGCATCCACTGTATGTATTTAATCTTTGTGAATAATTTTAATGGATTTCTGGATATCAGTTTTAGTAATAAAGTTGTGTTCTAGATTTACATGGAGAGTAGGAATTCTTGAAAGCAGTTTTTTGTATTCCTAGGAACCTAACAGGAAGTTAAGTATTTCAAAGGCTTAAAAGTGGCTTAAAAGTTCTAAGGAGACTATGAAAAGTAATTTTAGAGCTTCATGACAATATGTTTTAGACCTTCATGACAACCATTAAAGTTGACTCACTGGAGA
Coding sequences within it:
- the LOC127338563 gene encoding uncharacterized protein — translated: MEAKWVALPILVLLAMQIQPVYCPEDPMSSPHDDSTQLSSNCKDPCENSSIVCSAMVSFMDMFLPWFSSIVSFVILFCPFLRIKDMKPNTRTYAQTLFCWFLYLGFWDYIIWIFYFWKCHYPRYSAFPILMMCISGFGIHAFLSIKATLRTSAMGDHRVRWITILTFCFIGGGVAYRGTQIIGWTGVALSVLSHFCRIASTEYHNKINWFLFLASVVGSVNGFLWLIHPQLCISREYKNCLIMNLVVTRDSDLVAY